The Panicum hallii strain FIL2 chromosome 9, PHallii_v3.1, whole genome shotgun sequence genome has a window encoding:
- the LOC112876041 gene encoding uncharacterized protein LOC112876041, which yields MNKNKELIGRAYQPSRKLGCLLGGGAAYCGGAITGGPWFKQQDGVSTLDIMIRKSLYWPDGKCMRSKSCAMQRNNDQMCRLVQALVDKYNEDHHLLVDLVYEVKDVLSCNPISEDGSCYYHLNFIANSKAIDDSDNSISNIFFAEAKHLNRGRHSEVFVCCFCKVNPIDKGQHCNGCTILGEIDMKHPDSSAELAAGHLDPHTQFGGQMEAIKDHWIESEDAELRKMYKGIDDPRVIERLFTLPPGVTIVRD from the exons ATGAACAAGAACAAGGAGTTGATTGGGCGTGCATACCAGCCTTCGAGGAAGCTCGGCTGcctcctcggcggcggcgcggcgtacTGCGGCGGCGCCATCACCGGCGGGCCCTG GTTCAAGCAGCAAGATGGTGTTTCTACATTGGATATAATGATACGAAAAAGTCTTTACTGGCCCGATGGAAAATGTATGCGTTCAAAATCATGTGCGATGCAGAGAAACAATGATCAAATGTGCCGATTGGTTCAAGCCTTGGTGGACAAGTATAACGAGGATCACCATCTTTTGGTG GATCTCGTATATGAAGTCAAAGACGTTTTGAGCTGCAACCCAATTTCTGAGGATGGCTCATGTTACTATCATCTCAATTTCATTGCAAATTCTAAAGCAATAGATGATTCAGACAACAGCATCAGCAATATATTCTTTGCGGAAGCGAAACATTTGAATCGAGGTAGACATAGTGAAGTGTTTGTCTGCTGTTTCTGCAAAGTTAATCCAATTGATAAAG GTCAACACTGCAATGGTTGCACCATCCTTGGAGAGATTGATATGAAGCACCCTGATAGTTCTGCGGAGTTAGCTGCTGGCCACTTGGATCCACATACTCAGTTTGGTGGACAAATGGAAGCCATAAAAGATCATTGGATCGAGTCCGAAGAT GCTGAGCTGAGAAAGATGTACAAGG GCATTGACGATCCACGCGTTATCGAGAGACTATTCACGCTCCCTCCGGGGGTAACAATTGTGCGAGACTGA